One Zeugodacus cucurbitae isolate PBARC_wt_2022May chromosome 3, idZeuCucr1.2, whole genome shotgun sequence genomic region harbors:
- the LOC128920290 gene encoding uncharacterized protein LOC128920290 — MNIIVKIKMEKDKKLKQKRLRLKPSHRWTESQSLQLLQAVSDAIKDSPESFEKPTSQRFYEKLQQNTPALQSVVCVAMKSKMRYLKALYVAAAAWKNKTGSGLLANGDESSVSAHVNKICPNFDLLEVIFGQRKNVNPGVIFESTDSIEVLADSPCADSSLNDTIDSYDLCALDCEDLVDPILPISISSDCSAAAAATSTPQSSLDFRSSTKKPKRKSEAPFNKLIFIQEKRLELEVKKIELEKEKEKNEVELKRIELNNQLEMKRIETESEKETKLEIEKLKLASEERIKMFEIELKLKSK, encoded by the exons ATGAatattattgtgaaaattaaaatggaaaag gataaaaagttaaagcaaaAGCGTCTACGGCTGAAACCGTCCCATCGCTGGACAGAGTCGCAGTCCCTGCAGCTGTTGCAAGCAGTATCCGACGCAATTAAAGATAGTCCAGAATCTTTTGAG AAACCGACCTCCCAAAGGTTTTacgaaaaattgcagcaaaataCACCGGCACTTCAATCTGTCGTTTGCGTagctatgaaaagcaaaatgaggTATCTCAAAGCGTTGTACGTTGCCGCGGCAGCCTGGAAAAACAAAACTGGGTCTGGACTACTCGCTAATGGTGACGAGTCAAGCGTATCAGCGCATGTCAACAAAATTTGTCCCAACTTTGACTTACTGGAAGTTATCTTCGGGCAACGCAAAAATGTAAATCCCGgagtaatttttgaaagcacTGACAGCATTGAAGTACTGGCTGATTCCCCTTGTGCTGATAGTTCGTTAAACGATACCATCGATTCCTACGACTTGTGTGCGCTCGATTGTGAGGATTTAGTTGACCCAATATTACCTATAAGTATAAGTAGCGATTGCAGTGCCGCCGCCGCGGCAACTTCTACACCACAAAGTTCGTTGGACTTTAgaagttcaacaaaaaaaccaaaaagaaagagtgaagccccgttcaataaattgatttttattcaggAGAAAAGGTTGGAATTAGAAGTTAAGAAAATAgaattagaaaaagaaaaagaaaagaatgaggtcgagttgaaaagaattgaactgaataatcaattagaaatgaaaagaattgaaactgaatcagaaaaagaaaccaaactggaaattgaaaaactgaaaCTTGCTAGTGAAGAAcgcattaaaatgtttgaaatagagttaaagttaaaatcaaaataa
- the LOC128920289 gene encoding putative nuclease HARBI1 isoform X2, producing the protein MISEIQRKKEDEIMEDFSFALAAAAYFRYGSTFVHHSVPKSPNFLIDVLPHLDENRFREIVRVSKTTFDFIIDLIKDDEVFNGPRSCKQFPIQIQLAVVMYRLGSCGEGATITKIASLFGISDGGVIQVMTNRVFDAIIKRKTQFLFWPDPVERRALVVQTLSELPHCVGYVDGTEIKLAEKPTVDCEAYFSRKHIYSLKAQCVCDHKLVIRHMVLGYPGSVHDARIYNNCELSTNATEMLTGSEWLAADSAYKLTSTLITPFRINATEGTLNQRILFNRTFSQYRIRIEHCFGLLKERFNSLKELKIQIKSDNSVKFACRWILVCAILHNIILKENDGGFDVDEESISENSEVDEPGDQNLPTVEGASKRLSLLSLMET; encoded by the exons atgatttcagaaatccaacgcaaaaagGAAGATGAAATTATGGAAGACTTTAGCTTTGCATTGGCAGCTGCTGCATATTTTAGATATGGATCTACATTTGTTCATCATTCTGTCCCAAAATCACCCAActttttaatagatgtattaccGCATTTGGATGAAAACAGGTTTCGAGAAATTGTGCGAGTCAGCAAAACCACATTTGATTTTATCATTGATCTGATAAAGGATGACGAAGTGTTCAATGGTCCACGTTCATGTAAACAGTTTCCTATCCAAATTCAATTGGCTGTAGTAATGTACCGACTGGGTTCATGTGGAGAAGGAGcaacaattactaaaattgctagTTTGTTTGGTATTAGCGATGGTGGAGTAATACAG GTCATGACCAACAGGGTATTTGATGCAATTATTAAAAGGAAAACTCAGTTTCTGTTTTGGCCGGACCCTGTAGAGCGTAGAGCTTTAGTTGTTCAAACACTCAGTGAGCTACCACATTGTGTTGGCTACGTAGATGGAACGGAGATAAAATTGGCGGAAAAACCCACtgtagattgcgaagcatatttttctcgcaagcatatatattcacttaaggCTCAATGTGTGTGTGACCACAAACTAGTAATTCGTCATATGGTATTGGGGTATCCCGGTAGTGTTCACGACGCTAGGATATACAACAATTGCGAGCTATCCACAAACGCCACTGAAATGCTAACAGGATCAGAGTGGTTAGCTGCAGacagtgcatataaattaacttCGACCCTTATTACTCCTTTTAGAATAAACGCAACGGAAGGCACCTTGAATCAACGAATTCTGTTCAACAGAACGTTCAGCCAGTACCGAATAAGAATTGAGCATTGCTTTGGTTTATTGAAAGAACGTTTTAATAGCTTGAAAgaactcaaaattcaaataaagagtGATAATTCGGTAAAGTTTGCATGCCGGTGGATATTAGTTTGTgcgatattgcacaatattatattaaaagaaaacgacgGTGGTTTTGATGTTGACGAAGAAAGCATTAGTGAAAACAGTGAAGTCGACGAGCCTGGGGATCAAAACTTACCAACAGTTGAAGGTGCATCTAAGCGCCTTTCATTGTTATCACTAatggaaacttaa
- the LOC128920289 gene encoding putative nuclease HARBI1 isoform X1: MNALQILCVNATYLCIKQLFGCQNIKMPKVSEKAKFIQLCEKSLVFDLLMLELFGKHDEIQRKKEDEIMEDFSFALAAAAYFRYGSTFVHHSVPKSPNFLIDVLPHLDENRFREIVRVSKTTFDFIIDLIKDDEVFNGPRSCKQFPIQIQLAVVMYRLGSCGEGATITKIASLFGISDGGVIQVMTNRVFDAIIKRKTQFLFWPDPVERRALVVQTLSELPHCVGYVDGTEIKLAEKPTVDCEAYFSRKHIYSLKAQCVCDHKLVIRHMVLGYPGSVHDARIYNNCELSTNATEMLTGSEWLAADSAYKLTSTLITPFRINATEGTLNQRILFNRTFSQYRIRIEHCFGLLKERFNSLKELKIQIKSDNSVKFACRWILVCAILHNIILKENDGGFDVDEESISENSEVDEPGDQNLPTVEGASKRLSLLSLMET, encoded by the exons ATGAACGCACTTCAAATTCTTTGTGTAAAtgccacttatttatgtattaaacagctgtttgggtgtcaaaatattaaaatgccgaaagttagcgaaaaagcaaaatttattcaactttgcgaaaaatcactagtatttgatttgttaatgttGGAGCTGTTTGGAAAACATGACG aaatccaacgcaaaaagGAAGATGAAATTATGGAAGACTTTAGCTTTGCATTGGCAGCTGCTGCATATTTTAGATATGGATCTACATTTGTTCATCATTCTGTCCCAAAATCACCCAActttttaatagatgtattaccGCATTTGGATGAAAACAGGTTTCGAGAAATTGTGCGAGTCAGCAAAACCACATTTGATTTTATCATTGATCTGATAAAGGATGACGAAGTGTTCAATGGTCCACGTTCATGTAAACAGTTTCCTATCCAAATTCAATTGGCTGTAGTAATGTACCGACTGGGTTCATGTGGAGAAGGAGcaacaattactaaaattgctagTTTGTTTGGTATTAGCGATGGTGGAGTAATACAG GTCATGACCAACAGGGTATTTGATGCAATTATTAAAAGGAAAACTCAGTTTCTGTTTTGGCCGGACCCTGTAGAGCGTAGAGCTTTAGTTGTTCAAACACTCAGTGAGCTACCACATTGTGTTGGCTACGTAGATGGAACGGAGATAAAATTGGCGGAAAAACCCACtgtagattgcgaagcatatttttctcgcaagcatatatattcacttaaggCTCAATGTGTGTGTGACCACAAACTAGTAATTCGTCATATGGTATTGGGGTATCCCGGTAGTGTTCACGACGCTAGGATATACAACAATTGCGAGCTATCCACAAACGCCACTGAAATGCTAACAGGATCAGAGTGGTTAGCTGCAGacagtgcatataaattaacttCGACCCTTATTACTCCTTTTAGAATAAACGCAACGGAAGGCACCTTGAATCAACGAATTCTGTTCAACAGAACGTTCAGCCAGTACCGAATAAGAATTGAGCATTGCTTTGGTTTATTGAAAGAACGTTTTAATAGCTTGAAAgaactcaaaattcaaataaagagtGATAATTCGGTAAAGTTTGCATGCCGGTGGATATTAGTTTGTgcgatattgcacaatattatattaaaagaaaacgacgGTGGTTTTGATGTTGACGAAGAAAGCATTAGTGAAAACAGTGAAGTCGACGAGCCTGGGGATCAAAACTTACCAACAGTTGAAGGTGCATCTAAGCGCCTTTCATTGTTATCACTAatggaaacttaa